A region of the Burkholderia savannae genome:
AATCGGTGACGGGGAAGAGCTCCACGCCTGCGACATAGTCGCGCACCGGCATCGACGTCTCGATGATCGAATACTCGAGCGCGTGATTCGGTTCGTCGAGCTTCAGCAGTTTTTCGCGGACGTAGCCGTCCGACAGCGTCAGATGGCGGATCGCGCCCACCGTGTAAGCGTCCGGGCCGGGCTCGAGCCGGCTCTCGACGATCGCCGGATGGAACGCGGCGAGGCCGTCGAAATCGCGGAAGAACGCCCAGACGCGCTCGATCGGCGCGTCGATGACACTGCTGGCGAAGGAGGTGTGGTTCATCGTCGTTCGGTTTCTCGTGCAAGGCGCGCGCTTCGCGCGCGGGTCATGACGCGACGCGCCTGTCGATCTCCTTGAAGCGCCGCGTCATGTCGGTCAATGCGGTTTCGGCGGGCAGGCGCTCCATCGAGCTCGCGCCGTAGAAACCGTGGCACTGCGGACACGCGCGCAGGATGTACGCGGCGTCCTCGGGCGACGCGATCGGGCCGCCGTGGCAGAGCACGATCATGTCGTCGCGCACGGATTTTGCCGCATCGGCCCAGTTGCGCACGAGCGGCACGCAATCGGCGAGCGTGCGCGCGGTGTTCGCGCCGATCGTGCCGCCCGTCGTGAGGCCGAGATGCGCGACGACGATGTCCGCGCCGGCTTCGGCCATCGCGATCGCGTCGGCTTCGCTGAACACGTAAGGCGTCGTCAGCAGGCCCTTGCCGTGCGCGAGGCGGATCATGTCGACTTCGAGCGCGTAGCCCATCCCGGTCTCCTCGAGATTCGCGCGGAAGTTGCCGTCGATGAGGCCGACGGTCGGGAAGTTCTGCACGCCGGAAAATCCGAGCCGGATCAGCTCGTCGAGAAACGCGTCGAAGTTGCAGAACGGATCGGTGCCGTTCACGCCGGCGAGCACGGGCGTCGACTTGACGACGGGCAGCACCTCGCGCGCCATGTCGACGA
Encoded here:
- a CDS encoding SRPBCC family protein, which gives rise to MNHTSFASSVIDAPIERVWAFFRDFDGLAAFHPAIVESRLEPGPDAYTVGAIRHLTLSDGYVREKLLKLDEPNHALEYSIIETSMPVRDYVAGVELFPVTDSGKTFAQWWANFTTQGVELQPVAASISEHVFAAGFRSLADRLRVR
- a CDS encoding phosphoenolpyruvate hydrolase family protein, which codes for MKRLSRAEILEKLRAAIARGEPIIGGGAGTGLSAKCEEAGGIDLIVIYNSGRYRMAGRGSLAGLLAYGNANEIVVDMAREVLPVVKSTPVLAGVNGTDPFCNFDAFLDELIRLGFSGVQNFPTVGLIDGNFRANLEETGMGYALEVDMIRLAHGKGLLTTPYVFSEADAIAMAEAGADIVVAHLGLTTGGTIGANTARTLADCVPLVRNWADAAKSVRDDMIVLCHGGPIASPEDAAYILRACPQCHGFYGASSMERLPAETALTDMTRRFKEIDRRVAS